The window TGTGTGTTTTATCCGTAAAATACCCGGTCATGGCAACTATGGGTATTCTTGCTGTAGCCGGAAAATGCTTCAGGTCGTCCGCAACCTGGAACCCGCTTTTGCCATCCATTTTGAGGTCAAGAAGAATTACATCGGGTTTTATTTTTTCAGCTGTCCTTACTACAATCGCCGAATCCGAAACACCCTCTGCGCTATACCCGCTTAGAACAAGCATTTCTTTAAGCTCATCAAGAAATATTGTATCGTCATCAACCACCAGCACTTTATTTTCTTTCATGTTATCAGGGCCTCTTTTATGATAATTATATTGAAATACACTTTACTTTCCAATTGTCTGGTTCTACTTATTTCTGACTTTATTCCAAGAGCGGTTTATCATCTGTAAAACTCCCCCCACCAAAAAAAACACCTCTTCTTGTAATTTAAGAAGAGGCATTATCAACAAAATTAATGTTTAAATTAACAAATTATTCAACTAATTTTTTTATTTTCTCAAGGACCGCTGTAATGTCAAAAGGCTTGTTTATTACAGCATCTGCCAGGCTTAAGGTATTTTCTTCTTCTTCATTGTAATTTCCGACATATTTTTTTAAATCCTTTATCATTGGCCTGCCTGAAAGCACTATTACCTTTGCTTTAACCTTACTCTTTCTTATAGCTTTCAATATATCAAATCCGGTTATACCTGGGATCTTCAGGTCCAGTAAAATAAGGCTGTAACCGCCTTTTATGGCAGTTTCTTTGCCTTGCTTTCCTTCATTTACACTATCCACATCATAACCCTCGCTTTTAAGAATCTCGGAAAGTTCAGAGCACATCTCTTCATCATCATCAATAACAAGGATCTTTGTTTTCACATTAACACCTCACTAAAGTTATTTATTATACCTTAAAAACTTCATCATGCCATTTCTTTTTTAAGCGGGATACTGACCGTTACTTTTGTCCCTTTGTTCTCTACGCTGTCTATCTTCAGTTTCCCGCCGTGCAGGTCTACCAGTTCTTTGCAAATAGTAAGCCCAAGGCCCGTGCCTTTGGATTTTCTTGTAAAAAACGGCTCAAATATCTTATTCAGGTCTTCTTTACTTATCCCTGTGCCGTTATCCTTAAAACTTATATCCAGACGCCCGTCTCTTGAAAGGCTGGCAGAGACAGTTATCCTGCCTTTTACAGGCTCAACTGCATGGCAGGCATTGTCCACAATATTGTTAAAGACTTCACGCATCTGAAATGGGTCAATATCCACGCTGATTTCCCGTATAGGCTCGATCTCTTTAAGGAAGGAAATATTTTTATTTTCAAACCTTTCTTTTGCAAAGGTAATGCATTCATCGATAAGATAATAAATCTTTACTTTTTCGTAATGAGGCATCTTAATTCTAGAATAACTAAGCAGGTTGTTAATTATCTGGTCGCTTTCTGAAATCTTTTTTTCTATGTTGTTTATATGGCTCTCAAGAGGCAGGCCCTGGCTTTTTCTTTTTATATTATACACAGCTGTTCTTATTACCCCAAGAGGGTTGCGCAGTTCGTGAGCTACGGTCGCAGCCAGGGTTCCTATGTCAGAAAGCCTTTTTGATTTTGAAAGCTCAAGCTGGGCATTAATAAGCTCGTTGGTCCTGTCATTGACAAGTTTTTCAAAAGTTTCCTTGTCGCGCTTTAGCACCTCTTCCGCCATTCTTTGTTCAGTTATATCCTGCACAGCGCCAATTGATTTGACCGGTTTGCCCAAATCGTCATATTTTGTTTCGCAGATCTCGCGGACAAATTTTATTCTGCCGTTAAGCAGTTTTAACCTGTGCACAATATCATAAGATGTTTTGTTTTTTAAGGAATCGCTGTATGCTTTATTTACCTTATCCCTGTCGTCCGGATGGATAAAAGAAAGAAAAGTTTCATACGACGCGCCAAAATCCGCTTTATCTATCTCAAATATCCTGTACACCTCATCTGACCAGAGTAATTTATTTGTGGCAATGTCGAGATTCCAGCTTCCCATCTGAGACACACGCTGGGCGGTCTTTAATTCTATTTCGTTCTCTTTAAGAGCATCTTCGGCTCTTTTGCGTTCCGTAATATCCTGAAATAATGTTACAAAATATTCTTTTTCAGGGCTATAAGCCGAAATGGAATACCATTTATCGAGGTTTTTTGCGTAACTCTCAAACTTTGCTTTTTCTCCTGTCAAGGAAACCCTTCCGTACCTGCCTATCCAGTCTGCAGGGTCGTTTTCTATCCCGGGAAGCACGTCTGTAACTTTTTTTCCGATTATGTCCTCCTTTTTTAATCCTGTAAGCTTTTCAAACGCTGAATTAATTTCAAGAAAAACGTAATCTACAGGCTTGTTATCTTTATCAAGGATTATTTTATGGAACGCAAAACCGTCAAGCATTCTGGCAAAAAGCAACCGGTATTTCTCTTCACTTTCCTGAACTGCTTTTTCAAGGTGCCGGCTCGTAGAGTTTTCTATGACCGACCACTTGCTTTCCCTTCTTATAAGAGCAAACTGATGGTTGCTCATAACATCTATTATCTCGTTAGGCCCGCACTTATCTATAGAGTACGTGCACATTGCAAGCATTTTATAATTGCCTATTACATTATTTACTTTCTCTTCATAGGAAGTAAAACCGGACCAATCCTCTTTTTCAAGAAAAAAGGTGTTGCCGGTAAGCCTTAACCCTTCATAGCCATTTTTTAGAGCTTTTTCAAGCCTCTGTACCCAGCCGGCCAGAACCCTGTCTGCATCAAAAACCCCGTCTATTTTGTACCATTCTTCATAAGAAAGAAACTCAATCTGCCCATTATTTATTTTTTCATCCAAAGAAGGGTAGGACTTTCTTAATGCGCTAATGGCGTCTTCTTTATCAAGAGGTTGGGCTGTGACCCACATGCAGAACTCGTTATTTTCAAGCCCCGCCTTGAAATAGGGCACGAGGATATCGGTAAGGTCATTTTTTGTTTTATAAAACTGGCAAAAATGTGTCCCCCAGGGAACATCGCCAACGATTTCCAACCCTGTCTTCCTTGAATTATCCATATATTTTTTATTTACTTCAGAGGAGTAAGCAGGTTCTTCATTATCTTTTCGATTTTTTTGTTTTTTTTGTTTTTTTCGCCGCTTTTTCAGCTTTTATTGCTTTCTTCCTGTACTTTGTAGGGGTTAGCCCTGTCACCTTTTTAAATATCCGCATAAAAGATTCAGGATTCATAAACCCGAGCTTGTCGGAGAGCTGATTAATCGTGCAGCCGGTAGATACCAGTATCTCTTTTGCTCTGTCTATTTTAACCTTTAATTTATAATCCATGAACCCGAGGCCTGCGACATTGTTAAAGACTCTGCTCAAATATTTCGGGCTTAAGCCTACTGTTTTTGCAGCGTCTTCAAGCGAGACCTTTTTAAAGCAGTTCCTTTCTATGTACCGTTTTATTCTTTCTATCTTCTCTTTAACATCCGGGATATCCAGTTTGTTTGCATTCTTTTTTGCTTCAAGCAGGTTTTCTATGGAATATTTTAGTTTATCGATATCAACAGGTTTTTCAAGATAATCATTCGCCTGCCCGCGCAGGGAATCTACGGCTATGTCTTTGGAACTGTAAGCTGTAAGCATTATGACTTTGATTCCGGATTCTCTTTTCTTTATAATCTTAAGTATCTCTGTCCCGGAAAGGCCGGGCATTCTTACGTCAAGTATTACAAGGTCAACCTCATTTGGCCGGCTCAATATTTTTAAGGCTTCCTGCCCGTCAGGGGCTTCAAGCACATTGTATTCTTCAAGGCTGCACTTCAGCTCTTCCCTGAACTCCTTTTCGTCGTCAACTATCAGTATCGTTTCAGGCATTTCGAACTCCTTAGTGTTAGATTTAATATGTACTATCCCGTATTGCGAGCAGCGCTCTTTTGTACCAATTTATTAAATTATATATTATATTTTACAAACTGACAATATCCGAATTCTTAATATTGCTGACTTTATTCTACCTGTTTACAAGCCCCTCCGGCAGGAGCCTGAGGCTCTTTAAATAACGCTACCTACTGCGACATCATCTGAATTGCCTACTCCGCCGTAGTAGCCTTTATGGCTACGAAGGCCGGGCATCCCCAGATCCCGCTTTGCGGGAGGAGATTTCATGTCGTATGTATTAAAATTTCTTTTATTACTTAACAGGCGCTTCCATGGGTAAAACGCTTTCTTTTTTCTTTTGTGCCTTTTTAGGTTTCTTTGACTTTTTCTTTACCGGCTCTTGTTTTAAGCTTGCTGGTTCGCTGCATTTAATTGGGCAAGTTCCGTCCTTTATTATACCGCAGGTGTTGCAGTTCGCAAAACCTGCGCCTGTTATAAATAATACAGTTAAAACAAAAACAATGCAAAGTTTCATGATCAGCTCCTTTTCATTCGGATTTTGTGTTTTTATTTATTTAAATAATTTATCATATTGCCCGAAGCCTTCTTTTCCAAGGTCTTCCTTTGCTATGAACCTGAGCGATGCGGAGTTTATACAGTATCTTAAACCTCCGGGCTTAGGGCCGTCGTCAAAAACAAAACCAAGATGAGAACCCGCCTGCCTGCTCTGCACTTCAATCCTTTTTGCCCCAAGAGCCGATACCCTGTTTTCTACTATATTTAACGGTTCAAGAGGTTTTGAAAAACTCGGCCAGCCTGTCTTTGCATCAAATTTATCTAAAGAACTGAAAAGAGGCTCACCTGAGACTATATCAACATATAGGCCGTCTTTGTAGTTGTCCCAGTATTCATTATCAAAAGCCGGCTCAGTTTCACATTCCTGGGTAACCTTATATTGAAGGGGAGTCAGAAACTTTTTTAACTCCGGGGTTGGAAAGGTCTTACAGTTCTTGCCTCTTCCCCAGGACTTTTTTATAAAACTTTCCCTTCCTGAGCTAAACCTGTAATATCTGTACCTGAGCGGGTTTTTTCTGCAATAACCCTGCTGCTTTTCTTCTGCTTTAAAAAACTTGCCTGCAGGCACTATCTGTGTTACTATCGGTTTGTAAAATATTCTTGTTATCTCAATGTCTTTTTTTGTTTTTTCAGCAGCTTTCTTTTGTTCATCGTTATGATAATAGATAGCTGAAGTGTAGTGCTGGCCCCTGTCATAGAACTGTCCGCCGGCATCAGTAGGGTCTATCTCCATCCAAAACTCCCGAAGCAGGGTTTTGTAGTTCGTTTTTTCGCCATCAAATATCACCTCTATACCTTCCCTGTAACCTTCTTTGCCGGATTTCACTTCGGTATAAGTAAGGTTTTTGTCATTGTCAACTATATATCCTGATTTAACTTCAACTACACCTGGCAGTTTGCTGAAAGTGCATTCTAAACACCAGAAGCCGCCGCCGGCAAAAGTGGCTTTTTGCAGGTTTTGTTTAGGCTTGCCTGCCTTGAAAGCGAATACCGGCATAAAGACAAAAAAAATACCGCTAAGGGACATAACTCCAATTCATCCTTTCTTATTGAACAGCAGGCGCAGCTTCTCTATGCGTTTTCTGTTAGCGCCAAGGTCTCCTTTCCCGATTCTTGAAGCTGACCTGACGTGTATCGCTTTGCCTTTTGCATCAAGGCGGAACTCTACATCATCGGTGAAACGAAACACTCTTGTTTTAAATATACTCCAGATATAAGCATCCTCTTCAACTAATATGCGCCCACCTGAACCTATTATATTCCTCTTTATCCTATCCCACTCCTTTTCCGCAGGCCCTTCAAAATAAAAAGCCTTTATAAAACCAGGGTTGTTCTCATATTCGCTACACACGCAATTCGGAGTATGCGGGCAAGGTTTCAACCTTTTCGATACAAGGCCGGGCTGTTTGTTTTTCAAAGAAAGAAAGGACAGATAGGCAAAAAAAACTATGTACAGCAAAAAAACACCTATAAAAGAGTATAAAAATATCTTCAATTTTCCTCTCTTATTTATCTTCCCATAATTCAAGCAGGTTGCTTTCCGTATCTTTTATTACTGCCCAGTATCCCCATTCGCCGGCTCCGGTCTTCTTTACTATGATTTTTCCTTTTGCTTTTTTAACCTTATCAAAGGTTTTATCTATTGATGCTACACTGATAACCACTAACGGGCCTTTGTCTTTCGAGGTTTTTTTATACAGGCTTCCGTTTACAGCCCCTTTTTCTTTCGGCATCCATTCGTTGTCCGTTGGAACGGTTTCAACGTGAGTGTACTCATCCTCCACTTCTTTTATTTTCCAGTCAAAAACGTTTTTAAAGAACTTCACCGCTCTCTTCAAATTCGCAGCCGGGATTTCAAAACCTGTTACTCTGTCCATAAATTGCCTCCTGGTTAGGATTAAGAATAAGCCGCTTTGCTCTAAGTGTTATTAAAAAGGTTCTTCTTAATACTTCTTGCTTATCGCTTAATTCTGACTTTCTTATTATTGCTTTTTTATACCCGCAAGTAAATCGTTTGTTTCTTCCTTTTTCTGACTTTTTTCACTGTATGCAGGAGTTCTGGCCTGTCACCCTCTGGTTTTGGGAAATAAGTCAGCCTTATAACGAATGAACCAATTGTAGACAGCCTCAAGGAACCGTATAATATAGCAGCAAAACATTGCCAGGAAAGGAGTCTTTTACATGGATACGCTTACGAATAATTTAGAACTCATTAAAGTCTTAGATGAATTCAAACACCTGCAGCAAACAATGATTGATACCCGGATAGTTGAGATTATAGCTGGAGACAGGGTCGCAGGCAGCGAAGACGAGCAAAGGATAAGTGAAATAAAGGATAGGTTAAAAAATAAATTTTATACTTTTCTACTTTACACCATAACGCATGAGATCGCAGGAGACGAAAAGAAAGCCCAGATGACAATAGAAAAAATCATAGAACACAAATGGAACCTTTCAATCGCCCTTAAGCGAAACATAGGGATTCATGTAGCTGCACTGGATTTTCTTAAGAATATTTCCACGCAGTTACGCACTCCTACAATAGTGTCTGAAGACAAATTTCTAACCCTGGCAAAAGCAGCCACCCAGGATAAAATGACACATACTTTTGACAGGATACTGCTTTTAAATGACCTGCAAAAGGAGATAGAAAGGTCTAAGAGGTACAACTCGTTCTTTTCTACCCTCATGGTAGACATTGACGATTTTAAGTCCTTTAACGATAAATACGGCCACCAATTCGGGGATGTAGTAATTATGGCGGTAAGCGAGCTTCTTAATAAATCAGTAAGGATATCTGACAGCGTATACCGTTTTGGAGGCGATGAATTCATAGTCCTTCTTTTAAACACCTCGCGGGAAGACGGCATCCCTATAGCTAACAAGATAATGACAGAATTCGACAAATTAGCCATTCATAACGATCAAACGGTTTCTGATATTTCTATCAGTGTTTCCATGAGTTTTGCAAGTTACGATAACACAAAACTTACAACCGCAGAATCTATGGTCTCCTTGTTAGACGCGGCGTTGCTAAAAGCCAAAAGCTCTGGCAAAAGAACGATATTCGAATGCAGCGATAAAGATACATGCCGCATCGTACGGTTTTAGTTGGCCAACAGACAGGAATTTTCACTAAATGAAACATATATTTTTTCATAAAATTATATCCTTTAGTTTTTTGCTCGAAGTTATATTGCTTATATGCCCATTGAAGGTTTTTTGCGCTGATGTGCCTGTTGACCAAAAAGGGCTTTCGCTGGAAAATTGTTACCTGTATTCTCTTAATAACAGCCTCGATATAGCTATAAAAAAAGAATCTGGAAACGAAACAAAAGGCCGGTATAAACAGGCAGTAGGCGCTGTGCTCCCAAAGGTTTCTTTTTCTGCTCTTTATTTGAAACAGGGAGTAGATCAGGATTCTTCCCTGCCCCAGTCCTTCGGGTCACAGGATAATACTCAAAATAAACTGAGTTTTAGCCAGCCTGTTTTCAACGGGTTTAAGGAATTCTCAGCTTTGTCTATTCTAAAAGACGAGCAAATCGAGCGCTCTCTTGAAGAGCTTCGCGCAAGGCAGACGCTTCTTGTCGAAGTCTCAGAATCTTTTTACAATCTCATTGAATATTCAGAAGCAATAAAGACCTATGAAGAAATAAAAACCATTATTGAACAAAGGATAAAAGACCTTG of the Candidatus Liberimonas magnetica genome contains:
- the msrB gene encoding peptide-methionine (R)-S-oxide reductase MsrB, with the translated sequence MSLSGIFFVFMPVFAFKAGKPKQNLQKATFAGGGFWCLECTFSKLPGVVEVKSGYIVDNDKNLTYTEVKSGKEGYREGIEVIFDGEKTNYKTLLREFWMEIDPTDAGGQFYDRGQHYTSAIYYHNDEQKKAAEKTKKDIEITRIFYKPIVTQIVPAGKFFKAEEKQQGYCRKNPLRYRYYRFSSGRESFIKKSWGRGKNCKTFPTPELKKFLTPLQYKVTQECETEPAFDNEYWDNYKDGLYVDIVSGEPLFSSLDKFDAKTGWPSFSKPLEPLNIVENRVSALGAKRIEVQSRQAGSHLGFVFDDGPKPGGLRYCINSASLRFIAKEDLGKEGFGQYDKLFK
- a CDS encoding MEDS domain-containing protein — protein: MDNSRKTGLEIVGDVPWGTHFCQFYKTKNDLTDILVPYFKAGLENNEFCMWVTAQPLDKEDAISALRKSYPSLDEKINNGQIEFLSYEEWYKIDGVFDADRVLAGWVQRLEKALKNGYEGLRLTGNTFFLEKEDWSGFTSYEEKVNNVIGNYKMLAMCTYSIDKCGPNEIIDVMSNHQFALIRRESKWSVIENSTSRHLEKAVQESEEKYRLLFARMLDGFAFHKIILDKDNKPVDYVFLEINSAFEKLTGLKKEDIIGKKVTDVLPGIENDPADWIGRYGRVSLTGEKAKFESYAKNLDKWYSISAYSPEKEYFVTLFQDITERKRAEDALKENEIELKTAQRVSQMGSWNLDIATNKLLWSDEVYRIFEIDKADFGASYETFLSFIHPDDRDKVNKAYSDSLKNKTSYDIVHRLKLLNGRIKFVREICETKYDDLGKPVKSIGAVQDITEQRMAEEVLKRDKETFEKLVNDRTNELINAQLELSKSKRLSDIGTLAATVAHELRNPLGVIRTAVYNIKRKSQGLPLESHINNIEKKISESDQIINNLLSYSRIKMPHYEKVKIYYLIDECITFAKERFENKNISFLKEIEPIREISVDIDPFQMREVFNNIVDNACHAVEPVKGRITVSASLSRDGRLDISFKDNGTGISKEDLNKIFEPFFTRKSKGTGLGLTICKELVDLHGGKLKIDSVENKGTKVTVSIPLKKEMA
- a CDS encoding response regulator, which codes for MPETILIVDDEKEFREELKCSLEEYNVLEAPDGQEALKILSRPNEVDLVILDVRMPGLSGTEILKIIKKRESGIKVIMLTAYSSKDIAVDSLRGQANDYLEKPVDIDKLKYSIENLLEAKKNANKLDIPDVKEKIERIKRYIERNCFKKVSLEDAAKTVGLSPKYLSRVFNNVAGLGFMDYKLKVKIDRAKEILVSTGCTINQLSDKLGFMNPESFMRIFKKVTGLTPTKYRKKAIKAEKAAKKTKKTKKSKR
- a CDS encoding GGDEF domain-containing protein, giving the protein MDTLTNNLELIKVLDEFKHLQQTMIDTRIVEIIAGDRVAGSEDEQRISEIKDRLKNKFYTFLLYTITHEIAGDEKKAQMTIEKIIEHKWNLSIALKRNIGIHVAALDFLKNISTQLRTPTIVSEDKFLTLAKAATQDKMTHTFDRILLLNDLQKEIERSKRYNSFFSTLMVDIDDFKSFNDKYGHQFGDVVIMAVSELLNKSVRISDSVYRFGGDEFIVLLLNTSREDGIPIANKIMTEFDKLAIHNDQTVSDISISVSMSFASYDNTKLTTAESMVSLLDAALLKAKSSGKRTIFECSDKDTCRIVRF
- a CDS encoding response regulator; amino-acid sequence: MKTKILVIDDDEEMCSELSEILKSEGYDVDSVNEGKQGKETAIKGGYSLILLDLKIPGITGFDILKAIRKSKVKAKVIVLSGRPMIKDLKKYVGNYNEEEENTLSLADAVINKPFDITAVLEKIKKLVE
- a CDS encoding VOC family protein, which produces MDRVTGFEIPAANLKRAVKFFKNVFDWKIKEVEDEYTHVETVPTDNEWMPKEKGAVNGSLYKKTSKDKGPLVVISVASIDKTFDKVKKAKGKIIVKKTGAGEWGYWAVIKDTESNLLELWEDK
- a CDS encoding response regulator, with the translated sequence MKENKVLVVDDDTIFLDELKEMLVLSGYSAEGVSDSAIVVRTAEKIKPDVILLDLKMDGKSGFQVADDLKHFPATARIPIVAMTGYFTDKTHKLFMQRIGINDCIIKPFNPLDIITKIEQNLLKT
- a CDS encoding DUF1499 domain-containing protein, which translates into the protein MKIFLYSFIGVFLLYIVFFAYLSFLSLKNKQPGLVSKRLKPCPHTPNCVCSEYENNPGFIKAFYFEGPAEKEWDRIKRNIIGSGGRILVEEDAYIWSIFKTRVFRFTDDVEFRLDAKGKAIHVRSASRIGKGDLGANRKRIEKLRLLFNKKG